From a single Leclercia sp. AS011 genomic region:
- the tsaB gene encoding tRNA (adenosine(37)-N6)-threonylcarbamoyltransferase complex dimerization subunit type 1 TsaB yields MRILAIDTATEACSVALWNDGKLCAHFEECPREHTQRILPLVKMILTEGDTSLNNLDALAYGRGPGSFTGVRIGIGIAQGLALGAELPMIGVSTLATMAEGAWRNTGATRVLAAIDARMGEVYWAEYTRDEQGVWHGEESEAVLTPDAAGERMKQLTGEWATVGTGWPAWPAMANDSGLTLVDGKVLLPAAEDMLPIARQLLAAGKTVAVEKAEPVYLRNTVAWKKLPGRE; encoded by the coding sequence ATGCGAATTCTGGCTATTGATACCGCCACAGAGGCCTGCTCTGTTGCCCTGTGGAACGACGGTAAACTCTGTGCTCATTTCGAAGAGTGCCCCCGGGAACATACCCAACGTATCCTGCCTTTGGTGAAGATGATCCTCACCGAGGGCGACACCTCCCTGAATAACCTCGATGCCCTGGCCTATGGCCGCGGCCCGGGCAGCTTTACCGGCGTTCGCATCGGGATCGGCATTGCCCAGGGGCTGGCGCTGGGCGCGGAACTGCCGATGATCGGCGTCTCGACCCTCGCCACTATGGCTGAAGGCGCGTGGCGCAACACCGGCGCCACCCGCGTGCTGGCCGCCATCGACGCCCGGATGGGCGAAGTCTACTGGGCGGAATACACCCGGGATGAGCAGGGCGTCTGGCACGGGGAAGAGAGCGAAGCCGTGCTCACGCCGGACGCAGCAGGCGAGCGCATGAAGCAGCTTACCGGCGAGTGGGCCACCGTCGGCACCGGCTGGCCAGCCTGGCCAGCGATGGCAAACGACAGCGGTCTGACCCTGGTGGACGGTAAAGTTCTGCTGCCTGCCGCGGAAGATATGCTACCTATTGCCCGCCAGCTGCTGGCCGCAGGTAAAACCGTGGCGGTCGAGAAGGCCGAGCCGGTTTATTTGCGAAACACCGTAGCGTGGAAGAAACTTCCGGGCCGGGAGTGA
- a CDS encoding RidA family protein yields MTIVRIDAEARWSDVVIHNQTLYYTGVPANLEADAYEQTANTLAQIDAVLEKQGSDKSRILDATLFLANKEDFAAMNKAWDEWVVAGHAPVRCTVQATLMKPQYKVEIKIIAAV; encoded by the coding sequence ATGACAATTGTGCGCATTGATGCCGAAGCCCGCTGGTCAGATGTGGTGATCCACAACCAGACCCTGTACTACACCGGTGTACCGGCCAATCTGGAGGCTGACGCGTATGAGCAGACCGCCAATACCCTGGCGCAGATCGACGCGGTGCTGGAAAAACAGGGCAGCGACAAGTCGCGCATTCTGGATGCGACTCTCTTCCTGGCCAATAAAGAGGATTTCGCGGCAATGAATAAAGCCTGGGATGAGTGGGTGGTCGCAGGTCACGCGCCTGTACGCTGCACGGTACAGGCGACGCTGATGAAACCGCAGTATAAGGTTGAGATTAAGATTATCGCCGCGGTGTAA
- the sdaA gene encoding L-serine ammonia-lyase — protein sequence MISIFDMFKVGIGPSSSHTVGPMKAGKQFVDDLVEKGLLDSITRVAVDVYGSLSLTGKGHHTDIAIIMGLAGNMPDTVDIDAIPAFIRDVETRGRLLLANGRQEVDFPQDDGMRFRSDNLSLHENGMQIHAFSGDKVVYSKTYYSIGGGFIVDEEHFGQDATGDVQVPYPFKSAKEMLDYCHETGLSLSGMVMQNELALHSKKEIEDYFANVWQTMRACIDRGINTEGVLPGPLRVPRRASALRRMLVTTDKYSNDPMNVIDWVNMFALAVNEENAAGGRVVTAPTNGACGIVPAVLAYYDHFIESVSPDIYIRYFLAAGAVGALYKMNASISGAEVGCQGEVGVACSMAAAGLAELLGASPEQVCVAAEIGMEHNLGLTCDPVAGQVQVPCIERNAIASVKAINASRMAMRRTSEPRVSLDKVIETMYETGKDMNAKYRETSRGGLAIKVQCD from the coding sequence GTGATTAGTATATTCGACATGTTCAAAGTGGGGATTGGTCCCTCTTCTTCCCACACTGTAGGGCCGATGAAGGCCGGTAAACAGTTCGTCGATGACCTGGTCGAAAAAGGATTACTGGACAGCATTACCCGCGTGGCGGTGGACGTTTACGGTTCACTGTCATTAACGGGTAAAGGCCACCACACCGATATCGCCATTATTATGGGTCTGGCCGGAAATATGCCGGACACCGTAGATATTGACGCCATTCCGGCGTTTATCCGCGACGTGGAAACGCGCGGTCGTCTGCTGCTGGCGAATGGCCGGCAGGAAGTGGATTTCCCACAGGACGACGGCATGCGTTTTCGCAGCGACAACCTCTCGTTGCATGAAAACGGGATGCAGATCCACGCCTTCAGCGGCGACAAAGTGGTCTACAGCAAAACCTATTACTCCATCGGCGGCGGCTTTATTGTCGACGAAGAGCACTTCGGCCAGGATGCGACGGGCGACGTGCAGGTACCTTACCCGTTCAAATCGGCGAAAGAGATGCTGGATTACTGTCACGAGACCGGCCTGTCCCTCTCCGGCATGGTGATGCAGAACGAGCTGGCGCTGCACAGCAAGAAAGAGATTGAAGACTATTTCGCCAACGTCTGGCAGACCATGCGCGCCTGTATCGATCGCGGCATCAACACCGAAGGCGTGTTGCCTGGCCCGCTGCGCGTGCCGCGTCGTGCCTCTGCCCTGCGCCGGATGCTGGTGACGACCGATAAGTACTCCAACGATCCGATGAACGTCATCGACTGGGTCAACATGTTTGCGCTGGCGGTGAATGAAGAGAACGCCGCCGGTGGTCGCGTGGTGACAGCCCCGACCAACGGTGCCTGCGGGATCGTTCCGGCGGTGCTGGCCTACTACGATCACTTCATCGAATCGGTAAGCCCGGATATCTATATTCGCTACTTCCTCGCCGCGGGCGCGGTGGGCGCGCTCTATAAGATGAACGCCTCCATCTCCGGTGCCGAAGTTGGCTGTCAGGGTGAAGTGGGCGTGGCCTGCTCAATGGCGGCGGCCGGTCTGGCAGAACTGCTGGGCGCGAGCCCGGAGCAGGTGTGCGTGGCGGCGGAGATCGGCATGGAGCATAACCTCGGTCTGACCTGCGACCCGGTTGCCGGTCAGGTGCAGGTGCCGTGCATCGAGCGTAACGCCATCGCCTCGGTGAAAGCGATTAACGCCTCACGTATGGCGATGCGCCGTACCAGCGAACCGCGCGTCTCGCTGGATAAGGTCATCGAAACCATGTACGAAACCGGCAAAGACATGAACGCCAAATACCGCGAGACCTCCCGCGGCGGCCTGGCGATCAAGGTGCAGTGCGACTAA
- the pabB gene encoding aminodeoxychorismate synthase component 1, which yields MNPLSPTVLTLPWRPDAAEFWFAPISHLPWAMLLHSGHADHPYSRFDILVADPRSTLVTHGTDTLIDGVHSDACPLSLLRQAIDAMGLPCTPDPDLPFQGGALGLFGYDLGRRFEQLPERAGRDITLADMAVGLYDWAVVVDHHKQQVSLVCHGDAEARLAWLEAQRAPDNQPAFRLTSGWQANMTAAEYHEKFDRVQAFLHSGDCYQVNLAQRFQARYEGDEWQAFTRLNANNRAPFSAFLRLEEGAILSLSPERFIHLAEGTIQTRPIKGTLPRLADADADRQQAEKLAVSPKDRAENLMIVDLMRNDIGRVAEPGSVRVPELFVVEPFPAVHHLVSTITARLPPTQTACDLLRAAFPGGSITGAPKVRAMEIIDELEPHRRNAWCGSIGYLSLCGGMDTSITIRTLTAVAGHIYCSAGGGIVADSQAAAEYQETFDKVNRILHQLEH from the coding sequence ATGAACCCGTTATCCCCCACTGTTTTGACATTACCCTGGCGTCCTGACGCCGCAGAATTCTGGTTTGCGCCAATCAGCCATCTGCCCTGGGCGATGCTGCTGCACTCCGGCCATGCGGATCACCCCTACAGCCGCTTTGACATTCTGGTGGCCGACCCGCGTTCCACGCTGGTGACCCACGGGACGGATACGCTGATCGACGGGGTTCATTCTGACGCCTGTCCGCTGAGTCTGCTCCGGCAGGCCATTGATGCGATGGGCCTGCCCTGCACGCCAGACCCGGATCTGCCCTTCCAGGGCGGGGCGCTGGGGTTGTTCGGCTACGATCTCGGTCGCCGCTTCGAACAGCTGCCGGAACGGGCCGGGCGCGACATCACTCTGGCGGACATGGCCGTGGGTCTGTACGACTGGGCAGTGGTGGTCGATCACCACAAGCAGCAGGTGTCGCTGGTCTGTCATGGCGATGCAGAGGCCCGGCTGGCGTGGCTCGAAGCGCAGCGCGCGCCCGACAATCAGCCTGCGTTCCGCCTCACCTCCGGCTGGCAGGCCAATATGACCGCGGCGGAGTACCATGAAAAATTCGATCGCGTGCAGGCGTTTTTGCACAGCGGGGACTGCTATCAGGTCAATCTGGCCCAGCGTTTTCAGGCCCGCTATGAGGGTGACGAGTGGCAGGCCTTTACCCGCCTGAATGCCAACAACCGCGCCCCGTTCAGCGCCTTTTTGCGTCTTGAGGAGGGGGCTATCCTGAGCCTGTCGCCGGAGCGTTTTATCCATCTGGCGGAAGGCACCATCCAGACCCGGCCCATCAAAGGCACCCTGCCGCGGCTGGCAGATGCGGATGCCGATCGCCAGCAGGCAGAGAAACTGGCTGTCTCACCGAAAGACAGAGCCGAGAACCTGATGATTGTCGATCTGATGCGCAATGACATTGGTCGGGTGGCGGAGCCGGGAAGCGTGCGGGTACCGGAGCTGTTCGTGGTGGAGCCCTTCCCTGCCGTGCACCACCTGGTGAGCACCATTACCGCCCGTCTGCCGCCCACGCAGACCGCGTGCGATCTGTTGCGTGCTGCCTTCCCGGGCGGGTCGATCACCGGTGCGCCAAAAGTGCGGGCGATGGAGATTATCGACGAGCTGGAGCCCCATCGTCGCAACGCCTGGTGCGGCAGCATCGGCTATCTCAGCCTGTGTGGCGGGATGGATACCAGCATCACTATTCGCACCCTGACGGCGGTGGCCGGACACATTTACTGTTCCGCAGGCGGCGGGATCGTGGCTGACAGCCAGGCCGCGGCGGAATATCAGGAAACCTTTGATAAAGTGAATCGTATTCTGCACCAACTGGAGCACTAA
- a CDS encoding ATP-dependent DNA helicase: MADDFAADGQLAKAIPGFKPREPQRQMAHAVAEAIDSAQPLVVEAGTGTGKTYAYLAPALRAKKKVIISTGSKALQDQLYSRDLPTVAKALKYKGRLALLKGRSNYLCIERLEQQALAGGDLPVQTLSDVIILRSWANQTLDGDISTCASVAEDSAAWPLVTSTNDNCLGSDCPLYKDCFVVKARKTAMDADVVVVNHHLFLADMVVKESGFGELIPEADVLIFDEAHQLPDIASQYFGQSLSSRQLLDLAKDFTIAYRTELKDTQQLQKCADRLAQSTQDFRMQLGDPGYRGNLRELLADQHIQRALLLLDDALELCYDVAKLSLGRSALLDAAFERATLYRARLKRLKAFNQPGYSYWYECNSRHFTLALTPLTVADKFQEVMAQKPGSWIFTSATLSVNDDLHHFTERLGITEAKSLLLPSPFDYATQALLCVPRNLPLPNQPGAARHLAAMLKPMIEANNGRCFMLCTSHAMMRDLAEQFRATMTLPVLLQGETSKGQLLQQFVSAGNALLVATSSFWEGVDVRGDALSLVIIDKLPFTSPDDPLLKARMEDCRLRGGDPFDEVQLPDAVITLKQGVGRLIRDVDDRGVLVICDNRLVMRPYGATFIASLPPAPRTRDIDRAVRFLAASEAE; the protein is encoded by the coding sequence GTGGCAGACGATTTCGCAGCAGACGGACAGTTAGCAAAGGCAATTCCCGGCTTTAAGCCGCGCGAGCCGCAGCGCCAGATGGCGCACGCGGTGGCCGAGGCTATCGACAGCGCCCAGCCGCTGGTGGTGGAAGCCGGTACCGGCACCGGTAAAACCTATGCCTATCTCGCGCCCGCACTGCGCGCCAAAAAGAAGGTGATCATCTCCACCGGCTCGAAGGCGTTGCAGGATCAGCTCTACAGCCGTGACCTGCCCACCGTCGCTAAAGCCCTGAAATACAAAGGCCGTCTGGCCCTGCTGAAAGGGCGCTCCAACTACCTCTGTATTGAACGTCTCGAACAGCAGGCGCTGGCGGGGGGCGATCTGCCGGTGCAGACCCTCAGCGACGTCATCATCCTGCGCAGCTGGGCCAACCAGACCCTCGACGGGGATATCAGCACCTGCGCCAGCGTGGCCGAAGACTCCGCCGCCTGGCCGCTGGTCACCAGCACCAATGACAACTGCCTCGGCAGCGACTGCCCGCTGTACAAAGACTGTTTCGTGGTCAAAGCGCGTAAAACGGCGATGGATGCCGACGTGGTGGTGGTCAACCACCACCTGTTCCTCGCGGATATGGTGGTGAAAGAGAGCGGCTTTGGCGAGCTGATCCCCGAGGCCGACGTCCTGATCTTCGATGAAGCCCATCAGCTCCCGGATATCGCCAGCCAGTACTTTGGTCAGTCTCTCTCCAGCCGCCAGCTGCTGGACCTGGCGAAAGATTTCACCATCGCCTACCGCACCGAACTGAAAGACACCCAGCAGCTGCAGAAGTGTGCCGACCGCCTGGCGCAAAGCACGCAGGATTTCCGTATGCAGCTCGGCGACCCGGGCTATCGCGGCAACCTGCGCGAACTGCTGGCCGATCAGCATATTCAGCGCGCGCTGCTGTTGCTCGATGACGCCCTGGAGCTCTGCTACGACGTGGCGAAGCTCTCCCTCGGCCGCTCGGCGCTGCTGGATGCCGCCTTCGAGCGCGCCACGCTCTACCGCGCTCGCCTCAAGCGACTGAAAGCCTTTAACCAGCCGGGCTACAGCTACTGGTACGAATGCAACTCGCGCCATTTTACCCTCGCGCTGACGCCGCTCACCGTGGCCGATAAGTTCCAGGAGGTGATGGCGCAAAAACCGGGCAGCTGGATCTTTACCTCCGCCACGCTGTCGGTTAACGACGATCTGCATCACTTTACCGAACGCCTTGGCATCACAGAGGCCAAATCCCTGCTGTTGCCGAGCCCGTTTGATTACGCCACCCAGGCGCTGCTCTGCGTGCCGCGTAATCTGCCGCTGCCTAATCAGCCCGGTGCCGCCCGCCATCTGGCGGCGATGCTCAAGCCGATGATCGAGGCCAACAACGGCCGCTGCTTTATGCTCTGCACCTCCCACGCCATGATGCGCGACCTGGCGGAGCAGTTCCGCGCCACTATGACCCTGCCGGTGCTGTTACAAGGTGAGACCAGCAAAGGCCAGCTGTTGCAGCAGTTTGTCTCCGCGGGGAATGCCCTGCTGGTGGCGACCAGCAGCTTCTGGGAAGGGGTGGACGTGCGCGGCGACGCCCTGTCGCTGGTGATCATCGACAAGCTGCCCTTTACCTCCCCGGACGATCCGCTCCTGAAGGCGCGGATGGAAGACTGCCGCCTGCGCGGCGGGGATCCCTTTGACGAGGTGCAGCTTCCGGACGCGGTGATCACCCTTAAACAGGGGGTAGGCCGTCTGATCCGCGACGTGGACGATCGCGGGGTGCTGGTGATCTGCGATAACCGGCTGGTGATGCGCCCGTACGGGGCCACCTTTATCGCCAGCCTGCCGCCAGCACCGCGTACCCGGGATATCGATCGCGCGGTGCGTTTCCTGGCGGCGTCTGAGGCGGAGTAA
- a CDS encoding CoA pyrophosphatase, with product MNTRDLTLDNFLSRFQLLRPQVNSTSLNQRQAAVLIPVVRREQPGLLLTRRSATLRKHAGQVAFPGGAVDSTDASLIAAALREAEEEVAIPPHKVEVIGVLPPVDSVTGFQVTPVVGIIPPDLHYHASVDEVESVFEMPLAEALRLGRYHPLDIQRRGHDHRVWLSWYQHYFVWGMTAGIIRELALQIGLKP from the coding sequence ATGAATACCCGCGACCTGACTCTCGACAACTTTTTATCGCGTTTTCAGCTTCTGCGTCCGCAGGTGAACAGCACGTCCCTGAACCAGCGTCAGGCGGCGGTGTTGATCCCGGTGGTGCGTCGGGAGCAGCCGGGCCTGCTGTTGACCCGGCGCTCGGCGACGCTGCGTAAGCATGCCGGACAGGTGGCGTTTCCCGGCGGCGCGGTGGACAGCACCGACGCCTCGTTAATTGCCGCCGCCCTACGGGAAGCCGAGGAGGAGGTAGCGATCCCGCCGCACAAGGTGGAGGTGATTGGCGTCCTGCCCCCGGTGGACAGCGTGACCGGTTTTCAGGTGACGCCGGTGGTGGGTATTATCCCGCCGGATCTGCACTATCACGCCAGCGTGGACGAAGTGGAGTCGGTGTTCGAAATGCCGCTGGCGGAAGCCCTGCGTCTGGGCCGTTATCATCCGCTGGATATTCAACGCCGTGGCCACGATCATCGGGTGTGGCTTTCCTGGTATCAGCATTATTTTGTCTGGGGCATGACCGCGGGAATTATTCGCGAGCTGGCGCTGCAGATCGGCCTGAAACCTTGA
- the minE gene encoding cell division topological specificity factor MinE: protein MALLDFFLSRKKSTANIAKERLQIIVAERRRSDAEPHYLPQLRKDILEVICKYVQIDPEMVTVQLEQKDGDISILELNVTLPEAEESRS from the coding sequence ATGGCATTACTGGACTTTTTTCTCTCACGGAAAAAAAGCACCGCCAACATCGCAAAAGAGCGTCTGCAGATCATCGTGGCAGAACGCCGCCGCAGCGATGCGGAACCGCATTATCTGCCGCAGCTGCGTAAAGACATTCTGGAAGTGATCTGCAAGTACGTGCAGATTGACCCGGAAATGGTGACCGTACAGCTGGAGCAAAAGGACGGGGATATCTCGATTCTGGAGCTCAACGTGACCCTGCCGGAAGCGGAAGAGTCGCGTTCTTAA
- the rnd gene encoding ribonuclease D: MNYQMITTNDELASLCEATRDATAIALDTEFVRTRTYYPQLGLIQMYDGKNVSLIDPLGITDWEPMRALLLDTAITKYLHAGSEDLEVFLNTFGIMPEPLIDTQILAAFAGRPLSWGFAAMVEEYTGLAIDKSESRTDWLARPLTERQLDYAAADVFYLLPIAGQLMKEAEASGWLPAALNECRMTQLRRQETTDPKEAWRDISNAWQLRTRQLACLQLLAEWRLRKARERDLAVNFVVREEHLWAVARYMPGSLGELDSIGLSGSEIRFHGKTLLALVAKAQELPEEALPQPLLNLMDMPGYRKAFKAIKALVQEVAAESKVSAELLASRRQINQLLNAHWKLKPQNGTPELVAGWRGELMADRLNALLAEYPQ, translated from the coding sequence TTGAATTACCAGATGATCACTACCAACGACGAGCTGGCTTCGCTGTGTGAAGCCACCCGTGACGCAACCGCCATCGCGCTGGATACCGAGTTTGTCCGCACCCGCACCTACTACCCGCAGCTGGGTCTGATCCAGATGTATGACGGAAAAAATGTGTCGCTTATCGACCCGCTGGGGATCACCGACTGGGAGCCGATGCGCGCGCTGCTGCTGGATACCGCCATCACCAAATATCTGCATGCCGGAAGTGAAGATCTGGAAGTTTTCCTCAATACCTTCGGCATCATGCCGGAGCCGCTGATCGACACCCAGATCCTCGCCGCCTTCGCCGGACGCCCGCTGTCATGGGGCTTTGCCGCCATGGTGGAGGAGTACACCGGGCTGGCGATCGACAAGAGCGAATCCCGCACCGACTGGCTGGCGCGCCCGCTGACGGAGCGTCAGCTCGACTACGCGGCGGCAGATGTGTTCTACCTGCTGCCGATTGCCGGTCAACTGATGAAAGAGGCCGAAGCCTCCGGCTGGCTGCCTGCCGCCCTGAATGAGTGCCGGATGACGCAGCTGCGTCGTCAGGAGACTACCGATCCGAAAGAGGCGTGGCGCGACATCAGCAACGCCTGGCAGCTGCGCACGCGTCAGCTGGCCTGTCTGCAACTGCTGGCCGAGTGGCGACTGCGTAAGGCGCGCGAGCGCGACCTGGCGGTGAACTTTGTGGTGCGTGAAGAGCATCTCTGGGCCGTGGCGCGCTATATGCCGGGCAGCCTGGGCGAGCTGGACAGCATCGGCCTTTCCGGCTCGGAGATCCGCTTCCACGGTAAAACCCTGCTGGCGCTGGTGGCAAAAGCGCAGGAGCTGCCGGAAGAGGCATTGCCGCAGCCGCTGTTGAACCTGATGGATATGCCGGGTTATCGCAAAGCCTTTAAGGCGATTAAAGCCCTGGTGCAGGAAGTGGCAGCGGAGAGTAAAGTCAGCGCCGAGCTGCTGGCCTCACGTCGTCAGATCAACCAGCTGCTGAACGCGCACTGGAAGCTGAAACCGCAGAACGGTACGCCGGAACTGGTGGCAGGCTGGCGCGGGGAGCTGATGGCCGATCGCCTGAATGCGTTACTGGCAGAGTATCCGCAGTAA
- a CDS encoding YoaH family protein: MFAGLPSLSHDQQQKAVERIQELMSQGMSSGQAISQVAEELRATHTGERIVARFEDEDEEE; this comes from the coding sequence ATGTTTGCAGGTTTACCTTCACTGAGCCACGACCAGCAGCAAAAGGCCGTCGAGCGCATTCAGGAGCTGATGTCCCAGGGGATGAGCAGCGGACAGGCTATTTCCCAGGTGGCAGAAGAGCTGCGCGCCACCCATACCGGCGAGCGGATCGTGGCGCGTTTTGAAGATGAGGATGAAGAGGAGTAA
- the fadD gene encoding long-chain-fatty-acid--CoA ligase FadD — protein sequence MKKVWLNRYPADVPAEINPDRYQSLVELFENSVTRYADQPAFVNMGEVMTFRKLEERSRAFAAYLQQGLGLKKGDRVALMMPNLLQYPVALFGILRAGMIVVNVNPLYTPRELEHQLNDSGASAIVIVSNFAHTLEKVVDKTQVKHVILTRMGDQLSTAKGTLVNFVVKYVKRLVPKYHLPDAISFRRALHNGYRMQYVKPEVVPQDLAFLQYTGGTTGVAKGAMLTHRNMLANLEQVNATYGPLLHRGKELVITALPLYHIFALTMNCLLFIELGGQNVLITNPRDIPGLVKELAKYPFTAMTGVNTLFNALLNNKEFQQLDFSTLHLSAGGGMPVQQAVAERWVKLTGQYLLEGYGLTECAPLVSVNPHDIDYHSGSIGLPVPSTEAKLVDDDDNEVPHGEPGELCVRGPQVMLGYWQRPDATDEIIKDGWLHTGDIAVMDDEGFLRIVDRKKDMILVSGFNVYPNEIEDVVMQHNGVLEVAAVGVPAGSSGETVKIFVVKKDPSLSEEALITFCRRQLTGYKVPKLVEFRDELPKSNVGKILRRELRDEARAKVDNKA from the coding sequence GTGAAGAAGGTTTGGCTTAACCGTTATCCTGCGGATGTTCCTGCAGAGATCAATCCTGACCGTTATCAATCCCTGGTTGAACTGTTTGAAAACTCTGTGACCCGCTACGCCGATCAGCCGGCGTTCGTGAACATGGGCGAGGTGATGACCTTCCGCAAGCTGGAAGAGCGCAGCCGGGCATTTGCCGCCTACCTGCAACAGGGTTTGGGCCTGAAGAAAGGCGACCGCGTGGCACTGATGATGCCTAACCTGCTGCAATATCCGGTGGCGCTGTTTGGCATCCTGCGCGCCGGGATGATCGTGGTGAACGTCAACCCGCTCTACACCCCGCGTGAGCTGGAGCACCAGCTGAACGACAGCGGTGCCTCGGCAATTGTGATTGTCTCCAACTTTGCGCACACCCTGGAAAAAGTGGTCGACAAGACCCAGGTGAAACACGTCATTCTGACGCGAATGGGCGATCAGCTCTCCACCGCCAAAGGGACGCTGGTTAACTTTGTCGTTAAGTACGTCAAACGTCTGGTGCCGAAATACCATCTGCCGGACGCCATCTCCTTCCGCCGGGCGCTGCATAACGGCTACCGCATGCAGTACGTGAAACCGGAAGTGGTGCCGCAGGATCTGGCCTTCCTGCAGTACACCGGCGGCACGACCGGGGTGGCGAAAGGGGCGATGCTGACCCACCGCAACATGCTGGCGAACCTCGAGCAGGTGAATGCCACCTACGGCCCGCTGCTCCATCGCGGCAAAGAGCTGGTGATCACCGCGCTGCCGCTCTACCACATCTTCGCCCTGACCATGAACTGCCTGCTGTTTATCGAGCTTGGCGGGCAGAACGTGCTGATCACCAACCCGCGCGATATTCCGGGGCTGGTGAAAGAGCTGGCGAAATATCCTTTTACCGCCATGACCGGGGTGAACACCCTGTTCAACGCCCTGCTGAACAACAAAGAGTTCCAGCAGCTCGACTTCTCGACCCTGCATCTGTCGGCGGGCGGTGGGATGCCGGTGCAGCAGGCGGTAGCCGAGCGCTGGGTCAAACTCACCGGGCAGTATCTGCTGGAGGGCTATGGCCTGACCGAGTGCGCCCCGCTGGTGAGCGTCAACCCGCACGATATCGACTACCACAGCGGCAGCATCGGCCTGCCGGTGCCCTCCACCGAAGCCAAACTGGTCGATGACGACGATAACGAAGTGCCGCACGGCGAGCCGGGCGAACTGTGCGTGCGCGGGCCGCAGGTGATGCTGGGCTACTGGCAGCGTCCGGATGCTACCGACGAAATCATCAAGGACGGTTGGCTGCACACCGGGGACATCGCGGTGATGGATGACGAAGGCTTCCTGCGCATCGTCGATCGTAAGAAAGACATGATCCTGGTCTCCGGGTTCAACGTCTATCCGAACGAGATTGAAGACGTGGTGATGCAGCACAACGGCGTGCTGGAAGTGGCCGCGGTGGGCGTTCCGGCGGGCAGCAGCGGCGAAACGGTGAAGATCTTTGTGGTGAAAAAAGATCCGTCCCTGAGCGAAGAGGCGCTGATCACCTTCTGCCGTCGCCAGTTGACCGGCTACAAAGTGCCGAAACTGGTGGAGTTTCGCGATGAACTGCCCAAATCAAACGTCGGGAAGATATTACGACGAGAATTACGTGACGAAGCGCGCGCCAAAGTAGACAATAAAGCCTGA
- a CDS encoding Slp family lipoprotein, which translates to MAVQKYVVRLLTVGALALALTGCVSVPDAIKGSSPTPQQDLVRVMNAPELYVGQEARFGGKVVEVMNQQGKTRLEIATVPLDSGARPVLGEASRGRIYADINGFLDPVDFRGQLITVVGTITGTEQGKIGNTPYKFMILQTNGYKRWHVVQQVVMPPQPIDPFYWGPHPWRYGYGYGYGGWPGYGPGPAQVRTVVTE; encoded by the coding sequence ATGGCGGTTCAAAAATATGTTGTTCGCCTGCTGACCGTCGGGGCGCTGGCCCTGGCATTGACAGGATGTGTCTCTGTGCCTGATGCCATCAAGGGCAGCAGCCCAACGCCGCAGCAGGATCTGGTCCGGGTGATGAACGCCCCGGAACTGTACGTCGGCCAGGAAGCGCGCTTCGGCGGCAAAGTGGTGGAGGTGATGAATCAGCAGGGGAAAACCCGTCTGGAGATCGCCACCGTTCCGCTGGACAGCGGCGCGCGGCCTGTTCTTGGGGAAGCCTCACGTGGGCGCATCTATGCCGATATTAACGGTTTCCTCGACCCGGTGGATTTCCGTGGTCAGCTGATCACCGTGGTCGGTACTATCACCGGCACGGAGCAGGGCAAAATTGGCAACACGCCCTATAAATTTATGATCCTGCAGACCAACGGCTACAAACGCTGGCATGTGGTGCAGCAGGTTGTGATGCCGCCGCAGCCTATCGATCCCTTCTACTGGGGTCCGCATCCGTGGCGCTATGGATACGGTTACGGCTACGGCGGCTGGCCAGGTTACGGTCCCGGACCGGCTCAGGTTCGGACGGTGGTAACAGAGTAA